One window of the Carnobacterium maltaromaticum DSM 20342 genome contains the following:
- a CDS encoding glycoside hydrolase family 3 C-terminal domain-containing protein: MNNTELINKMTLQQKAFFMSGKSTWETVSYEELGIPSIFLSDGPHGLRKQEGAADHLGLNASLKATCFPTAATIANSWDEELGEEIGRSLGAEARNSDVHVVLGPGLNIKRNPLCGRNFEYFSEDPYQAGKMAAAYTRGIQENGVVACPKHFAANSQETRRMTVDSIIDERTLHEIYLTGFEIAVTEGKAKSIMSAYNKVNGVYVNEDKELLRDILVDKWGFSGFVVSDWGGSNDHVLGVKNGSHLEMPSTGVNGAAEIVAAVQNGQLSEAILDERVDELLTIILETSRHATNKSERTFKLHHEVAKKAARESIVLLKNEENILPLQADESIAIIGDFAQTPRYQGAGSSVVNPTKLDSTLELIDSYPLNFKGYAQGYKRSSTSDQSLISEAVALAKKVDTVLLYVGLDEISESEGLDRTTLSLPENQLALIAAIAEVNPQIVTILSAGSVIDMSWDTASKGVLHGYLAGQAGAGAMLDILTGKYSPSGKLSETYPVDYWDLPSAKDYPSSTNQAIYQEGPYIGYRYFETANKSVKYPFGFGLSYTDFEYSDLQISETGISCLIKNSGTVAGAEIVQFYVSCQSDAIYRPSKELKGFKKLFLEVGEEQLVELPFDDKTFRYYNTATKAWEIESGTYHLLVGTNVQDIRLTGSIYQSGKQVPLPYNPTAISSYFTAAVENSSMSEFELILGRAVRLTPFTKGQTLTINDSISQLAYAKSWLARAVYQILNRILKQSKKKGKPNLNVLFIYNMTFRAVSKMTDGLMSFAMMEGLMVMINGRFWFGTKQLLKATRMNRKRQKQGI; encoded by the coding sequence ATGAACAATACAGAGTTAATTAATAAAATGACACTGCAACAAAAGGCTTTTTTTATGTCTGGCAAAAGCACTTGGGAGACTGTTTCTTATGAAGAACTAGGCATTCCATCTATTTTTCTATCTGACGGTCCCCACGGTTTGCGCAAACAAGAAGGAGCTGCTGATCACTTGGGCTTAAATGCCAGTTTAAAAGCAACTTGTTTTCCGACAGCAGCCACTATTGCTAATAGTTGGGATGAAGAGTTAGGTGAAGAAATTGGGAGGAGCCTAGGCGCAGAAGCTCGTAATAGTGATGTCCATGTGGTTTTAGGGCCCGGTTTAAATATCAAACGCAACCCTCTTTGTGGACGTAATTTTGAATATTTCAGTGAAGATCCCTATCAAGCTGGGAAAATGGCGGCTGCCTATACACGCGGAATCCAAGAAAACGGTGTGGTTGCTTGTCCTAAACACTTTGCTGCAAATAGTCAAGAAACTAGACGGATGACCGTTGATTCTATTATAGATGAGCGCACTCTCCATGAAATTTATTTAACTGGATTTGAAATTGCCGTCACAGAAGGCAAGGCTAAGTCAATAATGTCTGCCTATAATAAAGTCAATGGCGTCTATGTCAATGAGGATAAAGAATTGCTACGTGACATCTTAGTAGATAAATGGGGATTTTCAGGATTTGTTGTCTCTGACTGGGGTGGGAGCAATGACCATGTCCTTGGAGTAAAAAATGGCAGTCATTTAGAAATGCCCTCAACTGGAGTAAACGGTGCAGCAGAAATTGTTGCTGCGGTTCAAAATGGGCAGCTTTCTGAAGCTATTTTAGACGAACGTGTCGATGAACTACTCACGATAATTTTAGAGACTAGTAGACATGCTACAAATAAAAGTGAGCGTACTTTCAAGCTGCATCATGAAGTTGCAAAAAAAGCAGCTCGTGAAAGCATTGTTTTGTTAAAAAATGAAGAAAATATTCTTCCGCTTCAAGCAGATGAGTCCATCGCCATTATTGGGGATTTCGCCCAAACACCAAGATATCAAGGAGCTGGGTCTTCAGTTGTTAACCCAACAAAATTAGATTCGACACTAGAGCTAATCGACTCCTATCCGCTTAATTTTAAAGGTTATGCTCAAGGATATAAACGTAGTTCCACTAGTGATCAGTCTTTGATTTCAGAAGCTGTTGCTTTAGCGAAAAAAGTCGACACCGTTTTACTTTATGTTGGCTTGGATGAGATTAGCGAATCAGAGGGATTAGATCGTACGACTTTATCTTTGCCAGAAAATCAATTAGCTTTAATCGCAGCTATCGCAGAGGTAAATCCACAAATTGTAACCATTTTATCAGCTGGATCCGTCATTGATATGAGTTGGGATACAGCGAGCAAAGGTGTGCTCCATGGTTATTTAGCTGGACAAGCTGGTGCCGGCGCTATGCTGGATATTTTAACAGGAAAGTACTCACCTAGCGGAAAATTAAGTGAGACTTATCCAGTGGACTATTGGGATTTGCCTTCTGCTAAAGATTACCCTAGCTCAACAAATCAAGCTATTTATCAGGAAGGTCCTTACATTGGCTATCGTTATTTTGAAACAGCCAATAAAAGCGTCAAATACCCTTTTGGATTTGGATTAAGTTATACAGATTTTGAGTATTCTGATTTACAAATTTCTGAAACTGGCATCAGTTGTCTCATTAAAAACAGTGGCACAGTTGCTGGTGCAGAAATTGTTCAGTTCTATGTGTCTTGTCAATCTGATGCTATCTATCGACCAAGCAAGGAGCTAAAAGGATTTAAAAAACTGTTTTTAGAGGTTGGCGAAGAACAGTTGGTGGAACTACCTTTTGATGATAAAACATTTAGATATTATAATACTGCAACTAAAGCATGGGAGATCGAATCTGGAACGTATCATCTGCTAGTTGGAACAAATGTCCAAGATATCCGCTTAACCGGTTCAATTTATCAATCGGGTAAGCAAGTTCCGCTTCCATATAACCCTACTGCTATTTCTTCCTATTTTACTGCTGCGGTTGAAAATTCCTCAATGAGCGAGTTTGAGCTCATACTTGGTCGAGCAGTACGCTTAACTCCTTTTACAAAAGGACAAACTCTAACAATCAATGATTCTATTAGCCAACTTGCTTATGCCAAAAGCTGGCTAGCTCGTGCTGTTTATCAGATTTTAAATCGTATTTTAAAACAGAGCAAGAAAAAAGGGAAACCCAATCTTAATGTTTTGTTTATCTATAATATGACATTTAGAGCCGTGAGTAAAATGACCGATGGACTGATGAGTTTTGCAATGATGGAAGGATTAATGGTCATGATTAATGGTCGTTTTTGGTTTGGTACAAAACAATTACTAAAAGCAACACGAATGAACCGCAAACGACAAAAACAAGGTATTTAA
- a CDS encoding LytR/AlgR family response regulator transcription factor — translation MKIAIVEDNEANYLTLKQHIDSFFKAHNLIGTIDYYPDGLALVNSFKNNYDIIYFDVEMELMDGMTAAKKIRQIDEEVLIVFVTNYVQWAIEGYTVNATDFLLKPLSYFNFSEHFKKIQKRLNHNEQKYLTIKAGSGFTKIKLSELFFIESEGHYLKIHTHEQTFTLLESMKNMEKKLLEEDFFRCNNCYLVNLKYVTGIEKSTAKVGHYNLQISRPRKKEFLEALTAYIGGE, via the coding sequence ATGAAAATTGCAATTGTGGAGGATAATGAGGCGAACTATTTAACATTAAAACAGCATATTGACTCTTTTTTTAAAGCCCATAATTTAATCGGCACAATTGATTACTATCCTGATGGATTAGCATTAGTTAATTCCTTTAAAAACAACTATGACATTATTTATTTTGATGTTGAAATGGAGTTAATGGATGGCATGACTGCAGCAAAAAAGATTAGACAAATTGACGAAGAAGTATTAATTGTTTTTGTTACGAATTATGTGCAATGGGCAATTGAAGGATACACTGTCAATGCGACTGACTTTTTGCTTAAACCATTAAGTTATTTTAATTTTAGTGAGCATTTTAAAAAAATACAAAAGAGATTGAATCATAATGAACAAAAATATCTAACAATTAAAGCTGGAAGCGGTTTTACAAAAATTAAATTAAGTGAACTTTTTTTTATTGAAAGTGAGGGTCACTATCTTAAAATCCATACCCATGAGCAAACCTTTACACTGCTAGAATCTATGAAAAATATGGAAAAAAAGTTATTGGAAGAAGATTTCTTTCGTTGCAATAACTGTTACTTAGTTAACTTGAAATATGTTACAGGTATTGAAAAAAGTACGGCTAAAGTCGGTCACTATAATTTACAAATCAGTCGTCCTCGGAAAAAAGAGTTCTTAGAAGCTTTAACAGCTTATATTGGAGGCGAGTAA
- a CDS encoding ATP-binding protein — protein MIQEVLPNIPRHYRALAEWLTCVVFIFPLAAKRERWQFLVLLMGVGQYALQMMVGSWPLPLWIPGMVVNVCWMFLTIVVSSKISLKNASYLCAKAFIVAEFTASFTWQMYCQLILNRVAKGAFISIWFPVLLYAIILTTVFLVEKRVERTDVNLTIQNKNVFIAMLTAVIIFSISNIGFIISRTEYSFGDPLSVFLIRSLINFCGICILYMQENQQYEHHLQNELKAVNNIFQNHYEQYVAYKESASLIERKVHDLKHQIETIRSEENIEKKEAYLEEMTKAINTFSSDIHTGNGILDTILSRKNSYCLEQDIRFTCIVEGKLLSFLDTMDICSLFGNALDNAIEAVLRNAELEQRLVNLRVSKRGDFVIILVENYVPDLDELSEGLPETTKTNKDYHGYGLKSIDYIAGKYEGNMNVSVKNNWFLLKVLLPLPATLN, from the coding sequence TTGATCCAAGAAGTTTTACCCAATATTCCTAGGCACTATAGGGCTTTGGCTGAGTGGTTGACTTGTGTAGTGTTTATTTTTCCTCTGGCTGCTAAAAGAGAGCGTTGGCAATTCTTAGTTTTGTTAATGGGCGTTGGGCAATATGCGCTGCAAATGATGGTTGGTTCATGGCCCTTGCCTTTATGGATTCCCGGTATGGTTGTCAATGTTTGCTGGATGTTCTTAACAATTGTCGTCAGTAGTAAAATTAGTTTGAAAAATGCTAGCTATCTTTGTGCAAAAGCCTTTATTGTCGCAGAATTCACAGCATCATTTACTTGGCAGATGTATTGTCAGCTAATTTTGAATCGTGTGGCTAAAGGGGCATTTATTTCCATTTGGTTCCCTGTTTTGCTATATGCAATAATTCTAACTACTGTGTTTTTGGTTGAAAAAAGAGTAGAGCGAACAGATGTGAATTTAACTATTCAAAATAAAAATGTCTTTATTGCGATGTTAACTGCAGTGATTATTTTTTCTATTAGTAATATCGGTTTTATCATCTCAAGAACAGAATACTCTTTTGGTGATCCATTGTCCGTTTTTTTGATACGATCATTAATTAATTTTTGTGGTATCTGTATTTTATATATGCAAGAGAACCAACAATATGAACACCATTTACAAAATGAATTGAAGGCAGTTAATAATATCTTTCAAAATCATTATGAACAATATGTTGCTTATAAAGAAAGTGCTAGTTTGATTGAACGGAAAGTCCATGATTTAAAACATCAAATTGAAACAATTCGTTCAGAAGAAAATATCGAGAAGAAAGAAGCTTATCTTGAAGAAATGACGAAGGCGATTAATACATTTAGTTCTGATATTCATACAGGAAATGGAATTTTAGATACTATTTTGTCACGGAAAAATAGTTATTGTCTAGAACAAGATATTCGTTTTACTTGTATCGTGGAAGGGAAATTACTTAGTTTTCTAGATACTATGGATATTTGTAGCTTGTTTGGGAATGCTCTTGATAATGCAATTGAAGCTGTTTTAAGAAATGCTGAACTAGAGCAAAGACTAGTGAATTTACGCGTCTCAAAAAGGGGTGATTTTGTCATCATTTTGGTGGAAAACTATGTTCCAGACCTAGATGAACTTTCAGAAGGGCTGCCTGAAACAACTAAAACAAATAAAGATTACCATGGATATGGATTAAAAAGCATTGATTATATCGCTGGGAAGTATGAAGGGAATATGAATGTTTCTGTAAAAAATAATTGGTTTTTACTAAAAGTTCTTTTACCTCTTCCAGCTACATTAAATTGA
- a CDS encoding DUF5067 domain-containing protein: MKKWRKINIFALMLGLLLLVGCGMRKEAEHDVSKDFTYDKKVEMDQVVEGEEYSVRVTGYKVIRDSENMPALMIYYEFVNSSEEEISPYDLYMDAYQTSKIADGDTELYEADIYDGLLDEEDLTLLNNTFELVEPESQLKCATVWKLRNNKYPLEVEVYSYEEEYLGIIQIDMQKGIVEGSTEI, from the coding sequence TTGAAAAAATGGAGGAAAATCAACATTTTTGCTTTGATGTTGGGACTCTTACTGCTAGTCGGTTGTGGAATGAGAAAAGAAGCAGAGCATGATGTTTCTAAAGATTTTACTTATGATAAAAAGGTAGAGATGGATCAAGTTGTAGAAGGTGAGGAGTACAGTGTTCGAGTGACGGGGTATAAAGTAATTCGAGATAGCGAGAATATGCCGGCTTTGATGATCTATTATGAATTTGTTAATAGTAGTGAAGAAGAAATTTCACCATATGACCTCTATATGGATGCTTATCAAACGAGTAAAATAGCAGACGGGGATACAGAGCTTTATGAAGCTGATATTTATGATGGGTTACTAGATGAAGAAGATTTAACTCTATTAAATAATACTTTTGAGCTGGTAGAGCCAGAAAGCCAATTAAAATGCGCAACTGTGTGGAAGTTAAGAAATAATAAATACCCGCTAGAAGTTGAAGTTTACAGTTATGAAGAAGAATATCTGGGGATCATTCAGATTGATATGCAAAAAGGAATTGTTGAAGGATCTACCGAGATTTAA
- the nrdH gene encoding glutaredoxin-like protein NrdH, with the protein MNKIHLYSKPNCPQCDMTKFLLKNENIEFHEKNIMEDESHLNYLKDLGYMSVPVVMVEGIEPIVGFQPERLKELKAI; encoded by the coding sequence ATGAATAAAATCCACTTATATAGTAAACCAAATTGTCCACAATGTGACATGACAAAGTTTTTGTTAAAAAATGAAAATATAGAGTTCCACGAAAAGAATATTATGGAAGACGAAAGCCATTTAAATTATTTAAAAGATCTTGGCTATATGAGTGTTCCTGTAGTAATGGTGGAAGGAATTGAACCAATCGTTGGTTTCCAACCAGAACGTCTAAAAGAATTGAAAGCAATCTAA
- the nrdI gene encoding class Ib ribonucleoside-diphosphate reductase assembly flavoprotein NrdI has product MKIVYFSLTGQTRRFVKKLDLDSYEVTETNPFYRIEEDYVVVAPTYDIEVTELINDFIEYSDNQMHLKGVAGGGNLNFANLFVFTAKDLAKKYNVPMLFAFEFSGTDLDVINFKKEVDKLEHNKNS; this is encoded by the coding sequence ATGAAAATCGTTTATTTTTCCTTAACCGGACAAACCAGACGTTTTGTAAAAAAATTAGACTTAGATAGCTATGAGGTCACTGAAACAAATCCTTTTTATCGTATTGAAGAGGACTATGTCGTAGTGGCCCCTACTTATGACATCGAAGTAACCGAATTGATTAATGATTTTATCGAGTATAGTGATAATCAAATGCACTTGAAAGGCGTAGCGGGTGGTGGAAACCTAAACTTCGCCAATCTTTTTGTCTTTACAGCAAAAGATTTAGCAAAAAAATACAACGTTCCAATGCTATTTGCATTTGAATTTAGTGGAACAGACTTAGATGTCATTAACTTTAAGAAAGAGGTTGATAAACTTGAACATAACAAAAATTCCTAA
- the nrdE gene encoding class 1b ribonucleoside-diphosphate reductase subunit alpha, whose product MNITKIPKEQNNPSYFKLNNQLNIPVNGKIPMHKDKEAARAYFLEHVNPNTVFFHTLREKLDYLLENDYIEEEFISKYSFEFIKKLFQKTYDHKFRFRSFMGAHKFYTQYALKTNDNQRYLERYEDRIAFNALYFADGNEELAMDLAEEMITQRYQPATPSFLNAGRKRRGELVSCFLLQLTDDMNSIGRGINSALQLSRIGGGVGISLSNLRAAGDPIKGYEGAASGVVPVMKLLEDSFSYSNQLGQRQGAGAVYLSVFHPDVVAFLATKKENADEKVRVKTLSLGLVVPDKFYELAKNDDYMYLFSPYDVERIYGEPFSYIDITEKYDELVNNPDIKKSKIKARDLEIEISKLQQESGYPYVINIDAANRSNPIKGKILMSNLCSEILQVQKPSIINDDQSYEEIGTDISCNLGSSNIVNLMASPDFGRSVRTMTRALTFITDSSSVAVVPSVKKGNDQAHTIGLGAMGLHTYLAMNQIHYGSPESVDFINIYFLLLNYWTLVESNNIAKERNETFVDFAESKYATGEYFDKYIEKEWQPESQRVRELFEGIFIPTTEDWEKLRDNVKEFGLYNQNRLAVAPNGSISYVNETSASLHPITQRIEERQEKKTGKTYYPAPFLSDETMPYYKSAYDMDMRKVIDVYAAAQQHIDQGMSLTLFMRSTIPAGLYEWKGENEKQTTRDLSILRNYAYHKGCKSIYYIRTFTDDTDEIGSNACESCSI is encoded by the coding sequence TTGAACATAACAAAAATTCCTAAAGAACAAAACAACCCTAGCTATTTTAAATTAAATAATCAATTAAATATTCCAGTGAATGGAAAAATACCCATGCACAAAGATAAAGAAGCCGCTCGTGCTTACTTTTTGGAGCATGTAAATCCAAACACTGTTTTTTTTCATACATTAAGAGAAAAATTGGACTACTTACTAGAAAATGATTATATTGAAGAAGAGTTTATTTCTAAGTATTCATTTGAATTTATCAAGAAATTATTCCAAAAAACCTACGATCATAAATTCCGTTTCCGTTCATTTATGGGAGCTCATAAATTTTATACTCAATATGCTTTGAAAACGAATGATAATCAACGCTATTTAGAGCGTTATGAAGATAGAATTGCGTTTAATGCACTTTATTTTGCCGATGGCAATGAAGAACTAGCAATGGATTTAGCTGAAGAAATGATTACACAACGTTACCAACCTGCAACACCTTCATTCTTAAATGCTGGGCGTAAGCGTCGTGGTGAATTAGTTTCGTGTTTCTTGCTACAATTAACTGATGATATGAATAGTATTGGTCGTGGTATTAACAGCGCCCTACAATTATCAAGAATCGGTGGAGGCGTAGGGATTTCACTTTCTAACTTGCGTGCTGCTGGAGACCCAATCAAAGGCTATGAAGGCGCAGCAAGTGGCGTAGTTCCAGTTATGAAATTATTAGAAGATAGCTTTTCATACAGTAACCAACTAGGCCAACGTCAAGGAGCAGGAGCTGTGTATCTAAGTGTTTTCCATCCAGACGTTGTCGCATTTTTAGCAACTAAAAAAGAAAATGCGGATGAAAAAGTTCGTGTTAAAACATTGTCTCTTGGATTAGTTGTTCCAGACAAATTTTATGAATTGGCTAAAAATGATGATTATATGTATCTATTTAGCCCATACGATGTTGAGCGTATCTACGGAGAGCCTTTCTCGTATATTGATATCACAGAAAAATATGACGAGTTAGTGAATAATCCTGATATTAAAAAATCTAAGATTAAAGCACGTGACTTAGAAATAGAAATCAGTAAATTGCAACAAGAATCAGGTTATCCTTATGTGATTAATATTGATGCTGCTAACCGTAGCAATCCAATTAAAGGGAAAATCTTGATGAGTAACCTATGTTCAGAAATTTTACAAGTTCAAAAACCTTCTATTATTAATGATGACCAAAGCTATGAAGAAATTGGAACAGATATTAGCTGTAATTTAGGTTCAAGTAATATTGTGAATCTAATGGCTTCACCAGATTTTGGCCGTTCTGTTCGAACAATGACTCGTGCACTGACATTTATTACAGACAGTTCATCTGTTGCAGTAGTTCCTTCTGTTAAAAAAGGTAATGATCAAGCTCATACAATTGGTTTAGGAGCAATGGGACTGCATACGTATTTAGCTATGAATCAAATCCATTATGGCTCACCGGAATCAGTTGATTTCATTAATATTTATTTCTTATTATTAAATTACTGGACATTAGTTGAAAGTAATAATATTGCTAAAGAGCGCAATGAGACTTTTGTTGATTTTGCAGAGTCTAAATACGCAACAGGTGAGTACTTCGACAAATATATCGAAAAAGAATGGCAACCTGAGTCTCAACGTGTCCGCGAATTATTTGAAGGTATATTTATTCCAACCACAGAAGACTGGGAAAAATTACGTGATAATGTTAAAGAATTTGGCTTATACAATCAAAACCGTTTAGCGGTAGCACCAAATGGTTCTATTTCTTATGTGAACGAAACTAGTGCTAGTTTACACCCAATTACGCAAAGAATTGAAGAGCGTCAAGAAAAGAAAACGGGTAAAACGTATTATCCAGCACCATTCTTATCAGATGAAACAATGCCTTATTATAAATCAGCCTACGATATGGACATGCGTAAAGTAATCGATGTTTATGCAGCTGCTCAACAACATATTGATCAAGGAATGAGCTTAACCTTGTTTATGCGCTCAACAATTCCAGCAGGTTTATATGAATGGAAAGGCGAAAATGAGAAGCAAACTACAAGAGATCTAAGTATCTTACGTAACTATGCTTACCATAAAGGTTGTAAATCAATCTATTATATTCGTACCTTTACAGATGATACAGATGAAATCGGTAGTAATGCATGTGAAAGTTGCTCGATATAA
- the nrdF gene encoding class 1b ribonucleoside-diphosphate reductase subunit beta — protein sequence MTESEQYAAINWNSFEDILDKKTWEKLTEQFWLDTRIPISNDLDDWRNLSSIEKTLVERVFGGLTLLDTLQSQDGISALRQDVRSPHEEAVLNNIQFMESVHAKSYSSIFSTLNTPREIEEIFNWTNSNVYLQEKAAIMNDIYQTGSPLQKKVASVFLETFLFYSGFYTPLYYLGINKLPNVAEIIKLIIRDESVHGTYIGYKFQLGFNELSEDEQKSLQGWIYELLYKLYENEVKYTELLYDTVGWTEEVKVYLRYNGNKALMNLGMAPLFPDTAEDVNPIVMNGMSAGTSNHDFFSQVGNGYLLGVVEPMQKEDYEIL from the coding sequence ATGACTGAATCAGAACAATATGCGGCGATAAATTGGAATAGTTTTGAAGATATTCTTGATAAAAAGACATGGGAAAAATTAACAGAACAATTTTGGTTAGATACACGAATTCCAATCTCAAATGATTTAGATGATTGGCGTAACCTATCAAGTATTGAAAAAACTTTAGTAGAACGCGTTTTTGGTGGATTAACTTTATTAGATACGCTTCAATCACAAGATGGAATCTCAGCTTTACGTCAAGATGTCCGTTCGCCTCATGAAGAAGCTGTATTAAATAATATTCAATTTATGGAATCTGTACATGCTAAGAGCTATTCTTCTATATTTAGTACATTAAATACGCCTAGAGAAATAGAAGAGATTTTCAACTGGACGAATTCAAATGTTTATTTGCAAGAAAAAGCAGCGATTATGAATGATATTTATCAAACAGGCTCGCCATTACAAAAGAAGGTAGCAAGTGTCTTCTTGGAAACTTTCTTATTCTATTCTGGTTTCTACACACCGTTATACTATCTAGGAATTAACAAATTGCCTAACGTTGCTGAAATCATTAAATTGATTATCCGTGACGAATCTGTCCATGGTACGTATATCGGTTATAAATTCCAACTAGGTTTCAATGAGTTATCAGAAGATGAACAAAAAAGTTTACAAGGCTGGATTTATGAATTATTGTATAAACTTTATGAAAATGAAGTGAAGTATACAGAATTATTATATGATACAGTTGGTTGGACTGAAGAAGTTAAAGTTTATTTACGTTATAATGGAAACAAAGCCTTAATGAATTTAGGTATGGCACCATTATTCCCTGATACAGCAGAAGATGTTAATCCAATTGTTATGAATGGAATGTCTGCTGGAACAAGTAACCATGATTTCTTCTCACAAGTTGGAAATGGCTATCTATTAGGAGTTGTTGAGCCAATGCAGAAAGAAGATTACGAAATTTTATAA
- a CDS encoding PTS sugar transporter subunit IIC — protein MQGLMNWLEKYIIPIAAKIGNEKHLVALRDGFIGTMPATMAGSIAVLLNAFLRDFPTTWGWTGFVTAMEPIIGINGYVWLGSLAIVAVIFAVALGYNLAKVYHVDPLSGAVVALAAFFMGLTQTATTNLALSEKIPGNMVKLINEAGGSVTDGNTIVTSAWGFFNFDAHMGGSGLFTAIIFGFISVVIFSKLMLANITIKMPDSVPPAVAKAFAAIIPACVALYTCGLINYGFSKLTGMPMIDWITSTIQEPLLNLSQGFGAVLLIVFLVHLLWFFGIHGDNVMAPVLSTIWGNTMNQNMNAFQNGQDIPYKWVSGTFQAFVWPGGSGATLMLIVAIFVFSKRPDSRAVANLSIGPGIFNINEPVMFGMPIVLNPLYMIPVILAPCVMAGVAYFATMTGLVAPVVVSVIWVMPPIVNGFLATGGDWRAIILSIVNLAIAFVIWAPFVIAANKIKLEDVD, from the coding sequence ATGCAAGGATTAATGAATTGGTTAGAGAAGTATATCATTCCTATTGCTGCTAAAATCGGGAATGAAAAACATTTAGTTGCGTTACGTGATGGTTTTATCGGAACTATGCCAGCGACCATGGCTGGATCGATTGCCGTCTTATTAAATGCTTTTTTACGTGACTTCCCGACTACTTGGGGTTGGACTGGTTTTGTCACTGCGATGGAACCAATTATTGGCATTAATGGGTATGTTTGGCTTGGTAGCTTAGCTATTGTTGCAGTGATCTTCGCAGTTGCGCTTGGCTATAATTTAGCAAAAGTTTATCATGTCGATCCTTTGTCCGGAGCTGTCGTGGCTTTAGCTGCTTTTTTTATGGGCTTAACTCAAACTGCAACAACAAATTTAGCTCTGTCAGAAAAAATACCTGGTAACATGGTAAAATTGATTAATGAAGCTGGCGGTAGTGTTACTGATGGAAATACTATCGTCACTAGCGCTTGGGGCTTTTTTAACTTCGACGCACATATGGGCGGATCAGGATTATTTACAGCGATTATCTTTGGTTTTATTTCAGTAGTAATTTTTTCAAAATTAATGTTAGCAAATATCACAATTAAAATGCCTGATTCTGTTCCACCAGCTGTGGCAAAAGCTTTCGCTGCTATTATTCCAGCTTGCGTAGCTTTATATACCTGCGGACTCATCAATTATGGGTTTTCTAAATTAACTGGTATGCCGATGATTGACTGGATTACATCTACCATTCAAGAACCTCTTCTAAACTTATCTCAAGGTTTCGGGGCCGTTTTACTCATTGTTTTCCTAGTTCATTTGCTATGGTTCTTTGGGATTCATGGAGATAACGTCATGGCTCCAGTTCTATCTACTATTTGGGGAAATACCATGAATCAAAATATGAATGCTTTTCAAAATGGCCAAGACATCCCCTACAAATGGGTTTCAGGAACGTTCCAAGCTTTCGTTTGGCCAGGCGGGTCTGGCGCAACATTAATGCTAATTGTTGCAATCTTTGTTTTTTCTAAGCGTCCAGATTCAAGAGCTGTAGCAAATTTAAGTATTGGACCAGGAATTTTTAATATTAATGAACCTGTTATGTTCGGTATGCCGATTGTTTTGAATCCTCTTTACATGATTCCTGTCATTCTAGCTCCTTGTGTTATGGCTGGTGTAGCTTACTTTGCTACCATGACTGGCCTAGTCGCACCTGTAGTTGTTAGTGTCATTTGGGTCATGCCACCAATTGTTAATGGCTTCCTAGCGACTGGTGGCGATTGGCGTGCGATTATTCTTTCGATTGTTAATCTAGCAATTGCTTTCGTCATCTGGGCACCTTTCGTTATCGCTGCTAATAAAATAAAACTAGAAGATGTTGATTAA